A genomic window from Shewanella vesiculosa includes:
- a CDS encoding PA4780 family RIO1-like protein kinase, translated as MKTPIRLQPLVDDGLVDEVISQLMSGKEATVYMIRCGDAIRCAKVYKEATKRSFKKAAQYQEGRKTKNSRRGRAMEKGSKYGREEQEKAWQNAEVDALYKCAAAKIRVPVPYGCFDGVLLMELITNIHGDVAPRLNDVTQMSVEQAQSQHYIMMGYVVRMLCAGIVHGDLSEFNVLVDKDGPVIIDLPQAVDASANNNAKAMLFRDVNNMTDYYSQFAPELAATKYAKEMWALYEQGELTPETQLTGLFEEDTTAADVDSVLEEINAAFEEAQERRERMSEANNDEY; from the coding sequence ATGAAAACGCCTATACGATTACAACCACTGGTTGACGATGGTCTCGTCGATGAAGTGATAAGCCAACTCATGAGTGGCAAAGAAGCTACGGTCTATATGATCAGATGTGGCGATGCGATCCGCTGCGCGAAAGTGTACAAGGAAGCCACTAAACGCAGCTTTAAAAAAGCAGCACAATATCAAGAAGGTCGAAAAACCAAAAACAGTCGTCGTGGTCGAGCCATGGAAAAAGGCTCTAAATACGGTCGAGAAGAACAAGAAAAAGCCTGGCAAAATGCCGAGGTCGACGCATTATACAAATGCGCGGCGGCTAAAATTAGAGTACCTGTGCCTTATGGCTGCTTTGATGGTGTGCTATTAATGGAGTTGATCACCAATATTCATGGTGATGTTGCACCGCGATTAAACGACGTAACACAGATGAGTGTCGAGCAAGCACAAAGCCAGCATTACATTATGATGGGTTATGTTGTGCGTATGCTATGTGCGGGTATTGTGCATGGCGATTTGTCTGAGTTTAACGTGCTGGTCGACAAAGATGGTCCAGTGATCATTGACTTGCCTCAAGCTGTTGATGCCTCAGCCAACAATAATGCCAAAGCAATGTTATTTCGTGATGTGAATAATATGACTGACTATTATTCACAATTTGCCCCAGAATTAGCCGCGACAAAATACGCTAAAGAAATGTGGGCCTTGTATGAACAAGGTGAATTAACACCAGAAACACAGTTAACCGGTTTGTTTGAAGAAGACACCACAGCCGCTGATGTGGATTCTGTATTAGAAGAAATCAACGCTGCTTTTGAAGAAGCTCAAGAAAGACGCGAGCGCATGAGCGAAGCGAACAACGACGAGTATTAA
- a CDS encoding haloacid dehalogenase type II gives MNKVIGFDVYGTLVDPLEMGQHLQQLIGDKALEFAQLWHDKKVEYAFRRGLMQQYADFAVCTQQALQYCLTVYSLTLTASAQQQLLAKFSQLSAFEDVIVGLASLRNQGHTLVAFSNGPELAVRNLMHNAGVLPQLHDVISVDDLQTFKPNPAVYHYLINRTQTDPTHCWMVSSNPWDVIGAKAAGLNTAWIQRDSKKVFDPWGIEPDLTVSNLIELSEQLEARQ, from the coding sequence ATGAATAAAGTCATTGGATTTGATGTTTATGGCACCTTAGTGGATCCGCTAGAGATGGGCCAACATCTGCAACAACTGATTGGCGATAAAGCGCTAGAGTTTGCGCAACTGTGGCACGATAAAAAAGTCGAGTATGCGTTCCGTCGCGGATTAATGCAGCAATATGCAGATTTTGCAGTTTGTACTCAACAAGCACTGCAATATTGTTTGACGGTTTACAGCCTTACCCTCACTGCAAGTGCACAACAGCAACTGCTGGCAAAATTTAGTCAACTATCGGCCTTTGAGGATGTTATTGTTGGCCTAGCATCACTGCGTAATCAAGGCCATACCCTAGTCGCATTTTCAAATGGTCCAGAACTAGCCGTGCGCAATTTAATGCATAATGCTGGCGTGTTACCTCAATTACATGATGTCATCAGCGTGGACGACCTACAGACCTTTAAACCTAATCCTGCGGTTTACCATTATTTAATCAACCGCACTCAAACTGATCCCACTCATTGTTGGATGGTATCGAGCAATCCCTGGGATGTTATTGGTGCAAAAGCTGCTGGACTTAACACAGCTTGGATCCAACGCGACAGTAAAAAAGTATTTGACCCCTGGGGCATTGAGCCAGACTTAACCGTCAGCAATTTAATCGAATTAAGTGAACAGTTAGAAGCCAGGCAATAA
- the gyrA gene encoding DNA gyrase subunit A, which produces MTDLASSISPINIEDELKNSYLDYAMSVIVGRALPDVRDGLKPVHRRVLFAMSELKNDWNKPYKKSARVVGDVIGKYHPHGDTAVYDTIVRMAQPFSLRYTLVDGQGNFGSVDGDSAAAMRYTEIRMQKLAHSLLADLEKETVDFVPNYDGTEMIPAVLPTRVPNLLINGSSGIAVGMATNIPPHNLTEVVKGCLALIEDPSLSIEQLMEYIPGPDFPTAASINGRKGIIDAYNTGRGRAIMRSKAEIETEENGRERIIVHEIPYQVNKARLIEKIAELVKDKKLEGISGLRDESDKDGMRIVIEIKRGEVGEVVLNNLYAQTQMQCSFGINMVALTNGQPKLFNLKEMLECFILHRREVVTRRTVFELRKARERAHILEALAIALANIDPIIALIKASPTPAEAKAKLVAQGWELGHVQGMLEKAGDDAARPEWLEPEYGIRDGQYYLTEQQAQAILELRLHRLTGLEHDKILAEYEELLVLIAGLLFILRNPSRLMEVIKEELEEILEQYGDERRTIINANEIDMSLEDLINEEDVVVTLSHLGYAKYQVLSDYQAQRRGGKGKAATKVKDEDFVEKLLVANTHDTILCFSDFGKMYWLKVYQLPLASRTARGRPIVNLLPLSDGEHITAILPVREYADDKFIIMATAHGTVKKTALTAYSNPRANGIIAVNLKDGDQLIGVDITEGSDDIMLFSNEGKVVRFNEKARDSETGEVKIDAETGEEVIALRPMGRTATGVRGIKLDAGQKVVSLIVPKGDGAILTVTENGYGKRTELSEYPAKSRGTKGVVSIKVSERNGEVVGAVQVGTFDEIMLISNKGTLVRTPAEGVSIIGRNTQGVTIIRTAEDEKVVGLQRIEEIQTEELLDAEGNVIPPADIIEGEAIDLEAAESTESDVESDGQSDVESDEQD; this is translated from the coding sequence ATGACTGATCTGGCATCATCTATTTCGCCAATTAACATCGAAGACGAACTTAAGAATTCTTACCTTGATTATGCCATGAGCGTAATTGTAGGTCGTGCATTGCCTGACGTTCGTGATGGGTTAAAACCTGTTCACCGTCGGGTTTTGTTCGCAATGAGCGAATTAAAAAACGATTGGAACAAACCATATAAAAAATCCGCTCGTGTCGTTGGTGACGTAATTGGTAAGTATCACCCACATGGTGACACAGCTGTATACGATACGATTGTACGTATGGCGCAACCATTCTCGCTACGTTACACCTTAGTTGATGGACAAGGAAACTTTGGTTCTGTCGACGGTGACTCTGCAGCTGCGATGCGTTATACCGAAATCCGCATGCAAAAGTTGGCGCATTCATTATTAGCCGACCTTGAAAAAGAAACTGTGGATTTTGTGCCTAACTACGATGGCACTGAGATGATCCCTGCGGTGTTACCAACACGCGTACCGAACCTATTAATTAACGGTTCATCGGGTATTGCGGTTGGTATGGCCACCAATATTCCACCACACAATTTAACTGAAGTGGTCAAAGGCTGTTTGGCGTTAATCGAAGATCCAAGCTTATCGATTGAACAGTTAATGGAATACATTCCAGGTCCAGATTTTCCAACGGCAGCATCGATTAATGGCCGCAAAGGTATTATTGATGCGTACAACACCGGCCGCGGTCGCGCGATCATGCGTTCTAAAGCGGAAATCGAAACGGAAGAGAATGGTCGTGAACGTATTATTGTTCATGAAATTCCATATCAAGTTAACAAGGCGCGTTTGATTGAAAAAATCGCTGAACTTGTTAAAGATAAAAAATTAGAAGGTATCAGTGGCCTACGCGACGAGTCTGATAAAGACGGTATGCGTATTGTTATTGAAATCAAACGCGGTGAAGTGGGTGAGGTTGTATTAAACAACTTATATGCTCAAACACAAATGCAGTGTTCTTTTGGTATTAACATGGTGGCATTGACCAATGGTCAGCCTAAATTGTTTAACCTTAAAGAAATGCTTGAGTGTTTTATTCTTCACCGTCGTGAAGTAGTTACCCGTCGTACAGTATTTGAATTACGCAAAGCCCGCGAACGCGCCCACATCCTTGAAGCACTTGCTATTGCACTGGCTAACATCGATCCGATCATTGCACTGATTAAAGCCTCGCCTACACCGGCTGAAGCTAAAGCTAAATTAGTCGCACAAGGTTGGGAGTTAGGCCATGTACAAGGCATGCTTGAAAAAGCGGGTGACGATGCAGCTCGTCCAGAATGGTTAGAGCCAGAGTATGGTATTCGCGATGGTCAGTACTATTTAACTGAGCAACAAGCACAAGCTATTCTCGAGTTACGTTTACACCGTTTAACCGGTCTTGAGCACGATAAAATTTTAGCTGAGTATGAAGAGCTATTAGTACTTATCGCAGGCCTGTTATTCATTCTTCGTAATCCATCGCGCTTGATGGAAGTGATTAAAGAAGAACTAGAAGAAATTCTTGAGCAATACGGTGATGAGCGTCGTACGATTATCAACGCTAACGAAATTGATATGAGTCTTGAAGACTTAATCAATGAAGAAGACGTTGTAGTAACCTTGTCTCACTTAGGTTATGCAAAATACCAAGTATTGTCGGACTACCAAGCGCAGCGTCGTGGTGGTAAAGGCAAAGCGGCAACTAAAGTAAAAGATGAAGACTTTGTTGAGAAGTTATTGGTGGCAAACACCCATGACACCATCTTGTGTTTCTCTGACTTTGGTAAAATGTATTGGTTAAAAGTGTATCAATTACCTTTGGCCAGTCGTACTGCCCGTGGTCGTCCAATTGTTAACTTATTACCACTTTCTGACGGTGAGCACATTACTGCCATTCTACCGGTACGTGAGTATGCTGATGATAAGTTTATCATTATGGCTACAGCACACGGTACCGTTAAGAAAACCGCATTAACGGCGTACAGTAACCCTCGTGCAAACGGCATTATTGCTGTGAACCTAAAAGACGGCGACCAATTAATTGGCGTTGATATTACTGAAGGTAGTGACGACATTATGTTGTTCTCTAACGAAGGTAAAGTGGTTCGCTTTAATGAGAAAGCGCGTGATTCTGAAACCGGTGAAGTGAAGATTGATGCTGAAACTGGCGAAGAAGTGATTGCATTGCGTCCTATGGGTCGTACTGCAACGGGTGTTCGTGGTATTAAGCTTGATGCTGGCCAAAAAGTGGTGTCGTTAATTGTGCCTAAAGGTGACGGCGCTATCTTAACCGTAACCGAAAATGGTTATGGTAAGCGTACTGAGCTGAGTGAATACCCAGCGAAAAGCCGTGGCACTAAAGGTGTGGTATCGATTAAAGTCAGCGAGCGTAATGGTGAAGTTGTTGGTGCCGTTCAAGTAGGTACTTTTGACGAAATTATGCTGATCAGTAATAAAGGCACCTTAGTGCGTACTCCTGCAGAAGGTGTATCTATTATTGGTCGTAACACTCAAGGTGTGACGATCATTCGTACCGCAGAAGACGAGAAAGTCGTTGGTTTGCAGCGTATTGAAGAGATTCAAACCGAAGAGTTGTTAGACGCAGAAGGCAATGTTATTCCACCTGCGGACATTATCGAAGGTGAAGCGATTGACCTTGAGGCGGCTGAGTCTACTGAGTCTGACGTAGAGAGTGACGGACAAAGTGATGTAGAGAGCGACGAACAGGACTAA
- a CDS encoding BamA/TamA family outer membrane protein: MKRTLLLALFIFSNAANAVEPLFETPKDMQPTWIDNILSVFGADGEFDDTKTIDMSYLPTAYYTPEKKFGVGLLMVGLYKTDNASSEEQPSSLVLNSFASMNQSYGVTVENMTFLNQGKQRLLLDLELHNEAAVYYGVGIEQGDQDLNHHEFKEQLYSFKPRWMTEVADNYFIGVGADFIYTTADSLELVATQAPVDANSLLPDNFSSGVVITSIYDSRDYRLNATKGWLFQLDAGLYQNDQFDSFSTYNIELANYIDLGTTPGLIAWQVQGHLTSGDVPWNLLPDLGGSDAMRGYIRGRYRDEQMMMGQVEYRLPIFQRYGMVFWGSVGSVAPKVSELTDTLLTAYGTGFRFKIKDNINLRFDVGVGENDTNFYLNVNEVF; encoded by the coding sequence ATGAAACGGACCTTACTTTTAGCACTATTTATTTTTTCTAACGCCGCCAACGCAGTTGAACCTCTTTTTGAAACCCCCAAAGACATGCAACCCACATGGATTGATAATATTTTGTCTGTGTTTGGTGCCGATGGTGAGTTTGATGACACTAAAACCATTGATATGAGCTATTTGCCTACGGCTTATTACACCCCAGAGAAGAAGTTTGGTGTAGGGCTATTAATGGTAGGGTTATATAAAACCGATAATGCATCGAGTGAAGAGCAGCCCTCATCATTAGTATTGAACTCGTTTGCATCAATGAATCAATCCTATGGCGTTACAGTCGAGAACATGACGTTTTTAAATCAAGGTAAGCAGCGATTGCTGCTTGATTTAGAGCTGCACAATGAAGCTGCAGTGTATTATGGTGTTGGGATTGAACAAGGCGATCAAGATCTTAATCATCACGAATTCAAAGAACAACTGTATAGTTTTAAACCGCGCTGGATGACCGAAGTCGCCGATAACTATTTTATTGGCGTAGGTGCTGATTTTATTTATACCACAGCAGACAGTCTAGAATTAGTTGCCACCCAAGCCCCTGTTGATGCAAATAGCCTTTTGCCAGATAATTTTAGCTCAGGTGTTGTGATCACCAGTATTTATGACTCAAGAGATTATCGTTTAAATGCGACAAAAGGTTGGTTGTTTCAGCTGGACGCTGGATTATATCAAAATGACCAATTCGATTCGTTTTCTACCTATAATATTGAATTAGCGAATTATATCGATTTAGGGACAACACCTGGATTAATCGCTTGGCAAGTTCAAGGTCACCTTACCAGTGGTGACGTGCCGTGGAACCTTTTACCTGATCTTGGCGGTTCAGATGCGATGCGCGGTTACATTAGAGGCCGATATCGCGATGAGCAAATGATGATGGGACAGGTTGAATATCGGTTACCAATATTTCAGCGCTATGGCATGGTATTTTGGGGATCGGTCGGCAGTGTTGCGCCTAAAGTCAGTGAGTTAACGGATACTCTATTAACCGCCTACGGCACTGGATTCCGCTTTAAAATTAAAGACAATATTAATTTACGTTTTGACGTTGGGGTGGGTGAGAATGACACTAACTTCTACTTAAATGTAAATGAAGTTTTTTAA
- a CDS encoding HAD family hydrolase, giving the protein MHMHDIKGVLFDLDGTLADTAPDLVQALNLSLDEAGFKVQTLETMRHAASHGSLYLVKTAIPQADEHVQLDIQQALLRHYARINGDHSRLFDDLPELLTLLDSQAIPYGVVTNKPARFARPLIQKLGLTDKLKTMISGDSTCHAKPHTAPMLLAAQQIAIAPQSILYLGDAERDLVAARNASMIGGIALWGYLSASDTPNTWPATCQFEHGAALKHFFTPSSF; this is encoded by the coding sequence TTGCATATGCACGACATTAAAGGGGTACTGTTCGATTTAGACGGTACCTTAGCCGACACCGCACCTGATTTAGTCCAAGCATTAAATTTGAGTTTAGACGAAGCCGGTTTTAAGGTTCAAACGCTTGAAACCATGCGCCATGCGGCTTCACATGGCAGTTTATATTTGGTCAAGACCGCTATTCCACAGGCAGATGAACACGTTCAACTTGATATTCAACAAGCACTACTGCGCCATTATGCACGCATTAATGGCGATCATAGCCGTTTGTTCGACGATTTACCCGAACTCTTAACCCTATTAGATTCCCAAGCCATTCCCTACGGTGTCGTCACCAATAAGCCAGCTCGATTTGCTCGGCCATTAATACAAAAGCTGGGCTTAACCGATAAACTGAAAACCATGATCAGCGGCGATAGTACCTGTCACGCTAAACCTCACACTGCGCCGATGTTATTAGCCGCTCAACAAATAGCCATCGCACCTCAAAGTATTTTATACCTAGGCGATGCTGAGCGTGATTTAGTCGCCGCTCGCAACGCAAGTATGATAGGTGGCATTGCCTTATGGGGCTATTTATCAGCCAGCGACACACCGAATACATGGCCAGCAACATGCCAATTTGAACATGGTGCTGCATTAAAACACTTTTTTACTCCGTCGTCTTTTTGA
- the yfaE gene encoding class I ribonucleotide reductase maintenance protein YfaE produces MTYKTFFKKAPIVSLKGQPVILFDGQHSSLLEALEAKKVKVFSECRNGFCGACKTTIISGEVSYLSKPLAELKSNECLPCCCVPESDLNLKLSTEGVQIVAKRQYAAENSSHKQTTALTQQLQITPKLAHEG; encoded by the coding sequence TTGACCTATAAAACATTTTTCAAAAAAGCGCCTATTGTAAGCTTGAAAGGACAGCCGGTTATTTTATTTGACGGCCAACACTCAAGCTTACTAGAAGCGCTTGAAGCGAAAAAAGTAAAAGTATTTTCAGAGTGCCGCAACGGTTTTTGCGGCGCCTGTAAAACCACAATCATATCTGGAGAAGTCAGCTACCTCTCCAAACCTCTGGCAGAGCTTAAGTCTAACGAATGTCTGCCCTGCTGCTGTGTGCCTGAAAGCGATTTAAACCTCAAATTATCCACTGAGGGTGTACAAATTGTGGCTAAACGTCAATATGCGGCAGAAAATAGTAGCCATAAACAGACAACAGCATTAACCCAGCAGTTACAGATAACCCCCAAATTAGCTCACGAAGGTTAA
- the ubiG gene encoding bifunctional 2-polyprenyl-6-hydroxyphenol methylase/3-demethylubiquinol 3-O-methyltransferase UbiG, which translates to MSHAEQSTPNVDPQEIAKFEAMAQTWWDLNGEFKPLHLLNPLRLNYIDQTAGGIFDKKVLDVGCGGGILSESMARLGAHVDGIDMGTEPLEVAKLHALDSGVAVNYLKTTAEAHRDTHREQYDVVTCMEMLEHVPDPQSVIQACCDMVKPNGFVFISTINRNMMSYLKTIIGAEYLLKMLPIGTHDHSKFIRPSELMALVDNTDLLCRDALGITYNPLSGVFKYTKNVDVNYMIATQKID; encoded by the coding sequence ATGTCACACGCTGAACAATCGACACCCAATGTTGATCCGCAAGAGATCGCAAAATTTGAAGCCATGGCACAAACATGGTGGGATCTCAATGGCGAGTTCAAGCCATTGCACTTACTTAATCCACTGCGTTTAAACTACATTGATCAAACCGCTGGCGGTATTTTCGATAAGAAAGTGCTTGATGTCGGCTGTGGCGGTGGCATTTTGTCAGAAAGTATGGCTCGCCTGGGTGCACACGTTGATGGTATTGACATGGGAACTGAACCACTTGAAGTGGCAAAACTGCATGCATTAGATTCTGGGGTAGCGGTTAACTATCTTAAAACTACCGCCGAAGCACACCGCGATACGCACCGCGAGCAATACGATGTAGTGACCTGTATGGAAATGCTTGAGCATGTACCGGATCCACAATCGGTAATTCAAGCATGTTGTGACATGGTAAAACCCAACGGTTTTGTGTTTATCTCGACGATTAACCGCAATATGATGTCATACCTTAAAACCATCATCGGCGCTGAATATCTATTAAAAATGCTTCCAATTGGCACCCACGATCACAGTAAATTTATTCGCCCATCTGAACTGATGGCATTAGTCGATAACACCGATTTATTGTGCAGAGATGCATTAGGTATTACCTACAATCCTCTATCAGGTGTATTTAAGTACACCAAGAATGTCGATGTTAACTATATGATAGCCACACAAAAAATAGATTAG
- the nrdB gene encoding class Ia ribonucleoside-diphosphate reductase subunit beta, whose product MAYSTFCQIPNDSTKEPMFFGQSVNVARYDQQKYEIFEKLIEKQLSFFWRPEEVDVSRDKIDFGDLPDHEKHIFLSNLKYQTLLDSIQGRSPNVAFLPLVSLPELETWIETWSFSETIHSRSYTHIIRNIVNNPSVVFDDIVQNDEILKRAGDIAAYYDDLIHLTQINNLLGEGTHVIDGKEITVNSRILKKSLYLCMMSVNALEAIRFYVSFACSFAFAERRVMEGNAKIIRLIARDEALHLNGTQHILSLMQGGKDDPEMAEIAAECKQEAYDLFVKAAEQEKAWAKYLFKDGSMIGLNEQILCQYVEFITNQRMKSVHLPLPYEESSNPLPWMKNWLESDAVQVAPQEVEVSSYLVGQIDSSVDGDEFLDFDL is encoded by the coding sequence ATGGCTTACTCAACATTTTGTCAAATACCTAACGATTCGACCAAAGAACCTATGTTTTTCGGTCAATCCGTGAATGTGGCACGCTACGATCAGCAAAAATATGAAATTTTTGAAAAACTGATTGAAAAGCAATTAAGTTTTTTCTGGCGCCCAGAAGAAGTTGATGTCAGTCGCGACAAAATTGATTTCGGTGATTTACCTGACCATGAAAAACATATTTTTCTGTCAAACCTTAAATACCAAACTTTGCTCGACTCAATTCAAGGGCGTTCACCTAACGTAGCGTTTTTACCGTTAGTATCGCTACCTGAATTAGAAACCTGGATTGAAACCTGGTCATTTTCTGAAACGATTCACTCGCGTTCGTACACTCATATTATTCGTAATATTGTTAACAATCCTTCTGTGGTGTTTGACGATATTGTGCAAAATGATGAAATTTTAAAGCGTGCCGGTGATATTGCGGCTTATTACGATGATTTAATTCACCTTACCCAGATTAATAACCTGTTAGGTGAAGGCACTCATGTGATCGACGGCAAAGAAATTACCGTTAACTCACGCATACTGAAAAAGTCATTATATTTGTGCATGATGTCGGTTAATGCTTTAGAAGCGATTCGTTTCTATGTCAGTTTTGCATGTTCATTTGCTTTTGCTGAGCGTCGCGTCATGGAAGGAAATGCTAAAATCATTCGCCTGATTGCCCGTGATGAAGCCTTGCACCTTAACGGTACGCAACACATATTAAGCTTAATGCAAGGCGGCAAAGACGATCCTGAAATGGCCGAGATTGCAGCTGAATGTAAGCAAGAAGCCTACGACTTATTTGTCAAAGCGGCAGAACAAGAAAAAGCATGGGCCAAGTATTTATTTAAAGACGGATCAATGATTGGTCTTAACGAACAGATTTTGTGCCAGTATGTTGAATTTATTACTAATCAGCGGATGAAATCGGTACATTTACCACTGCCATACGAAGAATCGTCAAATCCTCTTCCGTGGATGAAAAACTGGTTAGAAAGTGATGCAGTACAGGTTGCCCCACAAGAAGTTGAAGTGTCTTCATACCTTGTAGGACAAATTGATTCTTCTGTTGATGGCGATGAGTTTTTAGATTTTGACCTATAA
- the nrdA gene encoding class 1a ribonucleoside-diphosphate reductase subunit alpha — protein MNSNMTVTKRSGERESIDLDKIHRVITWAAKGLKNVSVSEVELRSHLQFFDGIPTEAIHETIIKAAADLISPESPDYQFVAARLAVFHLRKKAFGQFEPPKLFDHVTKLVEIGKYDMHIMADYSREELDILDGYIDHWRDMNFSYAAVKQLEGKYLVQNRVTHEVYESAQFLYILVAACLFARYPKEIRLKYIKDFYDATSLFKISLPTPIMAGVRTPTRQFSSCVLIECDDSLDSINATASSIVKYVSQRAGIGINAGRIRALGSPIRGGEAFHTGCLPFYKYFQTAVKSCSQGGVRGGAATLFYPLWHLEVESLLVLKNNRGVEDNRVRHLDYGVQLNKLMYQRLIKGDYISLFSPSDVPGLYDAFFEDQVEFERLYLQYEQDSSIRKKQIKAVELFSLMMQERASTGRIYIQNVDHCNTHSPFDSKVAPIKQSNLCLEIALPTKPLTNIDDPDGEIALCTLSALNLGAIKDLSELEPLADLAVRALDNLLDYQDYPIKAAQTSSMNRRTLGIGVINFANYLAKNGKKYSDGSANNLTHKTFEAIQFYLLKASMNLAKEQGACPLFHETTYSKGILPIDTYKRDLDKICDEPLHMDWEGLRSDIKQYGLRNSTLSALMPSETSSQISNATNGIEPPRGLISVKASKDGQLKQVVPDFELLKDKYELLWNMPNNDGYIQLVGLMQKFIDQAISANTNYDPSRFEGGRVPMQTLLKDLLSVYKLGIKTLYYHNTRDGASDQFDDIIAVEEEDDGCGGGACKI, from the coding sequence ATGAATAGCAATATGACAGTCACTAAACGCAGTGGCGAACGTGAATCGATCGATTTAGATAAAATTCATCGCGTGATCACTTGGGCAGCCAAGGGATTAAAAAACGTCTCAGTATCTGAAGTAGAACTTCGATCTCATCTGCAGTTTTTTGATGGCATTCCAACCGAAGCCATTCATGAAACGATCATTAAGGCCGCGGCTGACTTGATCTCTCCTGAGTCACCTGATTACCAATTTGTGGCAGCCCGCTTAGCGGTATTCCATTTACGTAAAAAAGCGTTTGGCCAATTTGAACCGCCTAAGCTATTCGATCACGTCACCAAGTTAGTTGAAATTGGTAAATATGACATGCACATCATGGCGGATTACAGCCGTGAAGAGTTAGACATCCTTGATGGCTACATTGATCACTGGCGTGACATGAATTTCTCTTACGCCGCAGTCAAGCAGCTAGAGGGTAAATACCTGGTTCAAAACCGTGTGACTCACGAAGTATATGAAAGCGCACAGTTTTTATACATCTTAGTCGCAGCGTGTTTGTTTGCTCGTTATCCAAAAGAAATCCGTTTGAAGTACATTAAAGACTTCTATGACGCGACATCTTTATTTAAGATTTCACTTCCAACGCCAATCATGGCGGGTGTTCGTACACCGACACGTCAATTCAGCTCATGTGTACTCATCGAGTGTGATGACAGCCTAGACTCAATCAATGCTACGGCATCGTCTATTGTTAAATACGTGAGCCAACGTGCTGGTATTGGTATTAATGCAGGCCGTATTCGTGCTTTAGGTAGCCCTATTCGTGGCGGTGAAGCATTCCACACCGGTTGTTTACCGTTTTATAAGTATTTCCAAACGGCGGTTAAGTCTTGTTCCCAAGGCGGAGTCCGTGGTGGTGCAGCAACACTGTTCTACCCGTTATGGCATCTAGAAGTTGAATCACTGCTAGTACTGAAAAATAACCGTGGTGTTGAAGACAACCGTGTGCGTCATCTTGATTACGGCGTGCAGCTAAACAAATTAATGTACCAACGTTTAATCAAAGGCGATTACATTAGCTTATTTAGTCCATCTGATGTGCCTGGCCTTTACGATGCTTTCTTTGAAGACCAAGTCGAATTTGAACGTTTATACCTGCAGTATGAGCAAGACAGCAGCATACGTAAAAAGCAGATCAAAGCAGTTGAATTGTTTTCACTGATGATGCAAGAACGTGCCTCTACTGGCCGTATCTATATTCAAAACGTCGACCATTGTAATACGCACAGTCCATTTGACTCTAAAGTAGCCCCGATTAAGCAATCTAACTTATGTTTAGAAATTGCCTTGCCGACTAAACCGTTAACTAACATTGACGATCCAGACGGTGAAATCGCCTTATGTACTTTATCAGCGCTTAACTTAGGTGCGATTAAGGATTTATCTGAACTTGAGCCTTTAGCAGATTTAGCTGTGCGTGCATTAGATAACTTACTTGATTATCAAGATTACCCAATCAAAGCCGCGCAAACCAGCTCAATGAATCGCCGTACTTTAGGTATTGGTGTGATTAACTTTGCCAACTATTTGGCTAAAAATGGTAAAAAGTACTCTGACGGTTCAGCAAATAACCTGACTCATAAAACCTTTGAAGCAATTCAGTTCTATTTACTCAAAGCGTCAATGAACTTAGCTAAAGAGCAAGGTGCATGTCCGTTATTCCACGAGACAACTTATTCGAAAGGTATTTTACCTATCGACACCTATAAGCGCGATTTAGATAAAATTTGTGACGAACCATTGCACATGGATTGGGAAGGTTTACGTAGCGATATTAAGCAGTACGGCTTACGTAATTCGACCTTGTCTGCATTAATGCCTTCTGAGACTTCATCGCAAATTTCAAATGCGACTAATGGTATTGAGCCTCCACGTGGATTGATCAGCGTTAAGGCCAGTAAAGACGGGCAGTTAAAGCAAGTAGTACCAGACTTTGAGTTGCTTAAAGACAAGTATGAACTGCTGTGGAATATGCCAAACAATGATGGTTATATCCAGCTTGTTGGTTTAATGCAGAAGTTTATCGATCAAGCGATTTCAGCCAATACCAATTATGACCCAAGCCGTTTTGAAGGCGGTCGTGTACCAATGCAAACCTTGCTTAAAGACCTGTTAAGTGTCTACAAGCTAGGGATTAAAACATTGTATTATCATAACACTCGCGACGGTGCTTCTGATCAATTTGACGACATTATTGCTGTCGAAGAAGAAGACGATGGCTGCGGTGGCGGTGCGTGTAAAATTTAA